One genomic window of Thalassolituus hydrocarboniclasticus includes the following:
- a CDS encoding efflux RND transporter periplasmic adaptor subunit, with protein MSAVNHPGTARRLLLAFILIFPLQSYATDAEGEHDHAHDHASGHNEAVSKSHNDDDPDHAHGQDEHNDNENSVHLSAEQIQQAGIISRIIPAEKTDIPLRAPAEIRANGYRSFVVSPRVDSVVITRHVALGDHVQPGQPLLTLFSEGVASAQAELRSARSEWQRVKNLGKNAAGAARYNQAENTLAAARARLTAYGLNADAELTPASFGEYQLTAQTAGLVLSDDFQQGQRVTAGSALMQITDETTLWAEARLPAESELHLTRDTRVMLNVAGLNISAQISHESHTIDPLTRTRIVRLTVENPDHRLHPGLFASADFYTRSENPITLVPETALVRGSDGDWQIFIESTPGEFRALEVERGRTIRTTGRSANKAEEALIEISSKDHAALSEHPISQYPIVVAGAFFIASEQAKGGFDPHNH; from the coding sequence ATGTCTGCTGTTAATCATCCGGGCACTGCCCGGCGCCTGCTACTGGCTTTTATTCTCATATTTCCGCTGCAGAGCTATGCCACAGACGCAGAAGGCGAACATGATCATGCTCATGACCATGCATCCGGCCATAACGAAGCCGTCAGCAAATCACACAACGACGATGATCCGGATCATGCACACGGCCAGGATGAACATAACGACAACGAAAACAGCGTGCATTTAAGCGCAGAACAGATACAGCAGGCCGGCATTATCAGCCGGATAATCCCTGCTGAAAAAACCGATATTCCGCTGCGTGCACCGGCCGAAATCCGCGCCAACGGTTACCGCAGCTTTGTCGTCTCTCCACGGGTCGATTCGGTGGTGATTACCCGCCATGTCGCACTGGGCGATCACGTACAACCCGGACAACCCTTGCTGACCTTATTCAGCGAAGGTGTTGCCAGTGCCCAGGCGGAATTACGCAGTGCCCGCTCCGAATGGCAGCGGGTAAAAAATCTCGGTAAAAATGCCGCCGGTGCCGCCCGTTATAATCAGGCCGAAAATACCCTCGCCGCAGCGCGTGCACGCTTAACGGCTTATGGCCTGAATGCCGATGCCGAATTAACCCCGGCCAGCTTCGGCGAATATCAGTTAACCGCACAGACTGCGGGGCTGGTATTAAGCGATGATTTTCAGCAGGGTCAGCGTGTAACCGCCGGCAGTGCATTAATGCAGATCACCGACGAAACCACCCTCTGGGCCGAAGCGCGTTTACCGGCAGAATCTGAGCTGCATTTAACCCGCGATACCCGCGTTATGCTTAATGTCGCCGGACTGAATATCAGCGCACAGATAAGCCATGAATCCCATACCATCGATCCGTTAACCCGCACCCGTATCGTGCGTTTAACCGTCGAAAATCCCGATCACCGTCTGCACCCCGGATTATTTGCCAGCGCCGATTTTTATACCCGCTCAGAAAACCCCATCACCCTAGTGCCGGAAACCGCACTGGTGCGTGGCAGCGATGGCGACTGGCAGATTTTTATTGAAAGTACACCGGGTGAATTCAGAGCACTGGAAGTGGAGCGCGGACGGACTATCCGGACGACCGGACGCAGCGCCAATAAAGCAGAAGAAGCCCTGATAGAAATCAGCAGCAAAGACCATGCGGCACTTTCTGAGCATCCGATATCTCAGTACCCCATCGTCGTCGCCGGTGCTTTCTTTATTGCTTCCGAGCAGG
- the puuE gene encoding allantoinase PuuE yields the protein MTYPRDMIGYGADIPSVKWPHKARIAVQFVINYEEGGENCILHGDKASEAFLSEIVGAQALEGVRHMNMESIYEYGSRAGFWRLHRMFTERELPVTVFGVATALERNPQVVDAMLKADWEIASHGLKWIDYQYVPEEVERAHIREALEIHKRLTGSFPEGWYTGRMSPNTRRLACEEADLLYDADSYADDLPYWVEEGGKPHLIVPYTLDANDMRFATNQGFNSGKQFYQYLKDSFDVLYAEGKDSPKMLSIGLHCRLAGRPGRAAALADFLDYIQRHDKVWVCRRADIARHWRKHHPYGVEE from the coding sequence ATGACCTACCCCCGCGACATGATCGGTTACGGCGCCGATATCCCCAGCGTAAAGTGGCCGCACAAGGCCCGTATCGCCGTGCAGTTTGTGATTAATTACGAGGAAGGCGGCGAGAACTGCATCCTCCATGGCGACAAAGCCTCAGAAGCCTTTTTATCTGAAATTGTCGGCGCTCAGGCACTGGAAGGCGTGCGCCATATGAATATGGAATCCATCTACGAATACGGCTCACGCGCCGGCTTCTGGCGTCTGCACCGCATGTTTACCGAGCGTGAGCTGCCGGTAACCGTATTCGGTGTAGCCACCGCGCTAGAACGTAATCCGCAGGTGGTGGACGCCATGCTGAAAGCCGACTGGGAAATCGCCTCCCACGGTCTGAAGTGGATCGACTATCAATACGTACCGGAAGAGGTTGAACGTGCCCATATCCGCGAAGCTCTGGAGATTCATAAACGCCTGACCGGCAGCTTCCCGGAAGGCTGGTACACCGGCCGCATGAGCCCCAATACCCGCCGCCTCGCCTGTGAAGAGGCCGACCTGTTATACGACGCCGACAGCTACGCCGACGATCTGCCCTACTGGGTGGAAGAAGGCGGCAAGCCGCATTTAATTGTGCCCTATACGCTGGATGCCAACGATATGCGCTTTGCCACTAATCAGGGCTTTAACAGCGGTAAGCAGTTTTATCAGTATTTAAAAGACAGCTTCGACGTGCTCTACGCCGAAGGCAAAGACAGCCCGAAAATGCTCAGCATTGGTCTGCATTGCCGCTTAGCCGGTCGCCCGGGACGCGCCGCCGCACTGGCGGATTTTCTCGATTATATTCAGCGCCACGATAAGGTCTGGGTATGCCGCCGCGCGGATATTGCCCGGCACTGGAGAAAACATCATCCGTATGGCGTTGAGGAATAA
- a CDS encoding MgtC/SapB family protein has product MDLSVFVNGHAQTAFQLFIALSLGALIGLQRGWVSREQEAGARVAGIRTHTLTALTGCISVLLSESISPWFLPAMLLVMAALAISGYRTYAINHQNVSITGVVGLLLTFCFGAMVAAGQTVIAAMAAVVTTIILDNKSEIHSALRKLRENELDAALQLLLISVVMLPLLPDKGFGPGGVINPYEIWWMVVLIASISFVGYFSVRILGERRGLLFTSLFAGLSSSTALTLHFSRLARSSPANAPLLAAGILLACGTMFPRILLYCLVINRELITLLWLPVLLMTLSLYLPAIVMNLRHTKTDVSHPDLAKNPLELRSALILGGLLVIILLLTEWLQQEMGSTGVYLLAAISGITDVDAISLSLSRMSLGDSLTLTVAATGILIAVTVNNLFKAGLAMVIGKPALGIRVGLAMLLSLIIGALSLWLMAP; this is encoded by the coding sequence ATGGATTTATCGGTATTCGTTAATGGCCACGCCCAAACAGCATTTCAGTTATTTATTGCTTTATCTCTGGGTGCGTTAATCGGGCTGCAGCGTGGCTGGGTATCGCGCGAACAGGAAGCCGGCGCACGGGTTGCCGGTATCCGTACCCATACGCTGACGGCTCTGACCGGTTGTATCAGCGTGCTGTTGTCAGAAAGTATTTCGCCTTGGTTTTTACCGGCAATGCTGCTGGTGATGGCGGCACTGGCCATCAGCGGTTACCGCACCTATGCCATTAATCATCAGAACGTCAGCATTACCGGTGTGGTGGGTTTATTACTGACCTTCTGTTTTGGTGCCATGGTGGCCGCTGGTCAAACCGTGATCGCAGCTATGGCGGCCGTGGTCACCACCATTATTCTCGATAACAAAAGCGAAATTCACAGTGCCCTGCGCAAATTACGCGAAAACGAACTGGATGCTGCGCTGCAATTATTGCTGATTTCTGTGGTGATGCTGCCACTGCTGCCGGATAAAGGCTTTGGCCCCGGTGGCGTGATCAATCCCTATGAAATCTGGTGGATGGTGGTACTGATCGCCTCGATTTCTTTTGTTGGCTATTTTTCGGTACGTATTCTTGGTGAGCGCCGTGGCCTGCTGTTTACCAGTCTATTCGCCGGTTTAAGCTCATCAACCGCACTCACACTGCATTTCTCCCGCCTTGCCCGCTCATCACCGGCCAATGCGCCGTTATTAGCGGCCGGTATTCTGCTGGCCTGCGGCACCATGTTTCCGCGCATTTTGCTTTATTGTCTGGTGATTAACCGCGAATTAATCACCCTGCTCTGGCTGCCGGTATTACTGATGACCCTGTCTTTATATCTGCCCGCCATTGTGATGAATCTGCGTCATACAAAAACCGACGTCAGCCATCCGGATCTGGCCAAAAATCCGCTGGAATTAAGATCGGCGTTAATTCTGGGTGGCCTGCTGGTCATTATTTTATTACTGACCGAATGGCTGCAGCAGGAAATGGGCAGCACCGGGGTTTATCTGCTGGCGGCGATTTCGGGCATTACCGATGTTGATGCCATCAGCCTGAGTTTATCGCGTATGTCACTCGGCGACAGCCTGACGCTGACCGTCGCAGCCACCGGTATTCTGATTGCAGTTACGGTGAATAATCTGTTTAAGGCAGGCCTTGCTATGGTTATCGGCAAACCGGCGCTGGGTATCCGCGTTGGTCTGGCGATGCTTTTATCTCTGATTATTGGCGCTCTGAGCCTTTGGCTTATGGCACCCTGA
- a CDS encoding LysE family translocator, with the protein MSLLLAMLSFSFVMSISPGPVNMVILSSGASYGVRQTFPFVSGATLGFTLLLLCIGLGLYEVVQLFPDFLRYLALAGAAFIIYLGYLIASLAPKLSIEKHKRPTFIQGFLLQWLNPKAWMACMSGVSLFSAPEGYQPFLSFLLLYFLVCYASLFSWSLLGDRAAQLLNSEARLRLFNRLMGGLLILTACFLLYVQFSASA; encoded by the coding sequence ATGTCTCTGTTGTTGGCGATGTTATCTTTCTCGTTCGTGATGTCGATATCACCGGGGCCGGTGAATATGGTGATTCTCTCTTCCGGTGCCAGTTACGGCGTCCGCCAGACCTTTCCTTTTGTCTCCGGTGCCACTCTGGGCTTCACGCTGCTGCTGCTCTGTATCGGTCTTGGGCTGTATGAGGTCGTACAGCTGTTCCCGGATTTTCTGCGCTATCTGGCACTTGCCGGGGCGGCTTTCATTATTTATCTCGGTTATCTGATTGCGTCGTTGGCACCAAAGCTCAGCATCGAAAAGCATAAGCGGCCAACCTTTATTCAGGGCTTTTTATTGCAGTGGCTTAACCCAAAAGCCTGGATGGCCTGCATGTCGGGGGTGTCGTTATTCTCTGCGCCAGAGGGATACCAGCCGTTTCTGAGCTTTCTGCTGCTGTATTTTCTGGTGTGTTATGCCTCGCTGTTCAGCTGGTCATTGCTTGGCGACCGGGCGGCGCAGCTGCTTAACAGCGAAGCCCGTTTACGGCTGTTTAATCGTCTGATGGGCGGTCTGTTAATCCTGACTGCCTGTTTCCTGCTGTACGTGCAGTTTTCCGCCAGCGCTTAA
- a CDS encoding serine hydrolase domain-containing protein, translated as MFALQSGWMILGATLLLAQPAMAAQGKYPDAVASDPAKLGWMVGSPPPADKQLRFDDGSYFRFPAMRWSVANFRQLMPTVNIPRGLGNAQPLVQAEDAAIDQLTFMPTGADKPMSWEASLLANYTDAIVVLHKGKVVYERYFGVMSPTAQHGVMSVTKTFVGTLAATLVAEGKLNDSKTVSHYVPELKQSAFGSATVRQLMDMTTGIRFSEDYADPNAEVWAHAAAGNPLPKPADYKGPRSYYEFLQTVKPEGKHGEAFHYRTANTDALGWVLARVTGKSVAQLLSERIWSRLGAEQDAYMSVDSTGTPFAGGGLNTGIRDLARFGEMIRNDGRANGKQIIPLKAVQDIRAGGKQSDFAKAGYQQLKNWSYRNMWWVTHNAHGAFMARGVHGQALYIDPKAGMVIARFGSHPVAGNAANDATSLPAYQALAEYLLQR; from the coding sequence ATGTTTGCATTGCAATCAGGATGGATGATTTTAGGCGCCACATTGCTGTTGGCTCAGCCGGCGATGGCGGCTCAGGGTAAGTACCCGGATGCCGTGGCCAGCGACCCGGCCAAGCTGGGCTGGATGGTCGGCTCGCCGCCACCGGCCGATAAACAACTGCGTTTTGACGATGGCAGTTACTTCCGCTTTCCGGCCATGCGCTGGAGCGTGGCAAACTTCCGCCAGCTGATGCCGACCGTTAATATCCCGCGCGGATTGGGCAATGCGCAGCCGCTGGTGCAGGCGGAAGATGCGGCCATTGATCAGCTCACCTTTATGCCCACCGGTGCGGATAAACCCATGAGCTGGGAAGCTTCTCTGCTGGCCAATTACACCGACGCCATCGTCGTACTGCATAAAGGCAAGGTGGTGTATGAACGTTACTTTGGCGTGATGTCGCCAACGGCGCAGCATGGCGTTATGTCGGTAACCAAAACCTTTGTCGGCACGCTGGCCGCCACGCTGGTGGCTGAAGGCAAGCTCAATGACAGCAAAACCGTTTCCCATTATGTGCCGGAGCTGAAGCAGTCAGCCTTTGGCAGTGCCACGGTGCGGCAATTAATGGATATGACCACCGGTATCCGCTTCAGCGAAGATTACGCCGACCCCAATGCCGAGGTGTGGGCCCATGCGGCGGCGGGTAATCCGCTGCCTAAGCCTGCTGACTATAAAGGCCCGCGTTCCTACTACGAATTCCTGCAAACGGTTAAACCCGAGGGCAAACACGGTGAAGCCTTCCATTACCGCACCGCCAATACCGACGCGCTGGGTTGGGTACTGGCACGGGTAACCGGTAAAAGCGTGGCGCAGTTATTGTCGGAGCGGATCTGGAGCCGGCTCGGCGCTGAACAGGATGCCTACATGAGTGTCGACTCTACCGGTACGCCCTTTGCTGGTGGTGGCCTGAATACGGGCATTCGTGATCTGGCCCGCTTTGGCGAGATGATCCGTAACGATGGTCGCGCCAATGGTAAGCAGATTATTCCGTTAAAAGCGGTGCAGGATATCCGCGCTGGTGGCAAGCAGAGCGATTTTGCCAAAGCCGGTTATCAGCAGTTAAAAAACTGGAGTTACCGTAATATGTGGTGGGTAACGCACAATGCGCACGGTGCTTTTATGGCGCGCGGCGTGCACGGTCAGGCGCTGTACATCGACCCCAAAGCCGGGATGGTGATCGCCCGTTTTGGCAGTCATCCGGTGGCCGGCAATGCCGCCAACGATGCCACCTCACTGCCGGCGTATCAGGCACTGGCGGAGTATCTGTTGCAGCGTTGA
- a CDS encoding TolC family protein, which produces MNIIPVMAFFIASTLTIPAYASDSINPPKAVNSSSPDNDAARLWLQSRIMQTPQVKAAFAQKNSRALWSEAATQPLYNPELQTRLEQEGSNNNYALEISQKIDWWNQREARSQQQQLLQQQAEQQYQQSLQQTTADALTAIVRYQSAQQRDQLMQRLQQQQQTLTQLIQQRRRLGDLSALDAELALLAQSSLLADIAASQAELSAAAAQLSALLPDWQQQPQHLSALIQQLDNSAQQLPAQPLNNTQLKQLALSHPQSESARLFWLAEQQRAQLSRDSLRAEPTLGVSAGRNGEEDVFGLALSLPLNIRSSYRQAAAAADGETLQAEAEFYANLQQQQQQLRASHSRVLAYRRQVEQWHALMPDGGQRSAQLLQQQWSNGDLSTSAYIQASAQWAASLQAGIELTGDYRQAQIQWLSDSQTIRRFLSAANANSQNAATGSNHQISE; this is translated from the coding sequence ATGAATATTATCCCGGTAATGGCGTTTTTTATCGCCAGCACCCTGACCATACCCGCGTATGCGTCAGACAGCATAAATCCGCCCAAAGCGGTAAACAGCAGCAGTCCGGATAACGATGCTGCACGTCTCTGGCTGCAAAGCCGCATCATGCAGACACCGCAGGTAAAAGCAGCTTTTGCACAAAAAAACAGCCGCGCATTATGGAGCGAAGCCGCCACTCAGCCACTGTATAACCCGGAGTTACAAACCCGGCTGGAGCAGGAAGGCAGTAACAATAATTACGCGCTGGAAATCAGCCAGAAAATAGACTGGTGGAATCAGCGTGAAGCGCGCAGCCAGCAACAGCAATTACTGCAACAACAGGCGGAGCAGCAGTATCAGCAAAGCCTGCAGCAAACCACGGCCGATGCATTAACGGCCATTGTGCGTTACCAGAGTGCGCAGCAGCGCGATCAGTTAATGCAGCGTTTACAGCAGCAACAGCAGACGCTGACGCAGCTGATTCAGCAGCGTCGCCGCCTCGGTGATTTAAGTGCACTGGATGCCGAACTGGCGTTGTTGGCGCAAAGCTCACTGTTGGCCGATATTGCCGCCAGCCAGGCGGAATTAAGCGCCGCTGCCGCGCAATTATCTGCCCTGTTACCGGACTGGCAACAACAACCGCAACACCTCAGTGCATTAATTCAGCAGCTGGATAACAGCGCACAACAATTACCGGCGCAGCCATTAAATAATACGCAGCTTAAGCAACTGGCGCTGTCGCATCCGCAGAGTGAAAGCGCCCGGCTGTTCTGGCTGGCCGAGCAGCAGCGCGCGCAACTGAGCCGCGACAGCCTGCGCGCCGAACCAACCCTTGGCGTCAGTGCCGGGCGTAATGGTGAGGAAGATGTATTCGGGCTGGCCCTGTCTTTACCGCTCAATATACGCAGCTCTTACCGCCAGGCCGCGGCCGCAGCCGATGGCGAAACCCTGCAGGCCGAAGCGGAGTTCTATGCCAATCTGCAACAACAGCAGCAACAGCTGCGCGCCAGCCACAGCCGGGTTCTGGCGTACCGCCGTCAGGTTGAACAATGGCATGCGCTGATGCCCGATGGCGGCCAGCGCAGTGCGCAACTGCTGCAACAGCAATGGAGCAACGGCGACCTCAGCACCAGTGCTTATATTCAGGCCTCCGCACAATGGGCCGCCAGCCTGCAGGCCGGTATTGAATTAACCGGTGATTATCGTCAGGCACAGATCCAATGGCTGAGCGACAGCCAGACTATCCGCCGTTTTTTAAGCGCTGCAAACGCCAACAGCCAGAATGCTGCTACTGGCAGCAATCATCAGATTTCAGAGTGA